Within the Candidatus Reidiella endopervernicosa genome, the region AGGATATTACCCGTCAGGGTGAAGTCCTGATAGCACTTCCGCCTCGGTAACCACCGTATGCATTGGACCTGTTTTCAGCAAAGATCGCTGCATCGCCTGATTCTTCACTGACAAAGCTGTTATCGGTTATCTGAAATTCTGGGTCACACTACCGTAATCATCTGCAGTGTTATAGGCAATGATCGCCCGTTTGAAATCCATGAAACGGTTATTCGAGATAGTGACGTTCTGAGTACCTCGCTGGCATCATCACTCAGGATGTAGATCGGATTTGCAACCTCGAAGAACCGGGGAGTCGCTATTTTTGCGAAAGTTTGTTTTGGGCATCCAAGCCCAAGCAAACAGCAAAACTTAACGCGACCGTTTATGCCTTCGGCGCCCCGACCGTCCTGCGTACGTTGCGTAATCACCTCTTCGCGGCTCTACACAACTCCCTCAGTGACTCTACGCCGACATAAAGCCGCTGCTGCATCTTCTTCGTCGTCCGCTCGCGCTCTCAACTACGAATAGGCAGACGGCGTCGACTATCGGGGACTAACCGCCCTCACTTCGCTCTCCATGGCGGTCAGCGTTCGTTGTTGCTGATCGTACCGGTGGTGGTGCCGCCCGAGAGGCGTGCAATGCTGATCGCAGAACCGTAGACGTTTCCTTCACCGCCCTCCATGTTGAAATCGAGGAAGCGGTTGTCGTGGATGTTGAACGTACCGACATCCTCCGCGTAGATAGCGGTAATACCGTAACCGCTTGCACCGTAAGGAGCGGCGTTATCGTTGTTGAATTCGATACCGGCAACCTCGTTACCGTCTGCGAGGGTGACCAGAGTGAGATCATTACCGTCTGTCGTGGTGATCTCCGGTAGTCGCCGTCACCGCCGATACCGTAGAGATCAAAACCTTCACCGATCAGCATCTGGCCGTCGCGCAGGGTCCAGCCAGCGCCGGTATCGTAGGCGCTAGCGTCATCATCGCTGTCGCCCTCATGCACATAGATCATCGCATTGTCGGTGGTACCGCAGTCACCCGCCTTACAGTTGGCGATGGTCTTGTAGGGGTACTCGTAGCTGCCATCTTCGGTCGACTCTTCCGAGGAGCTGTCGATGTGGATAACCCCTGCTCCAGGGGAGACGTCAACCGTACTATTCAGATCAGTTCTGAGGTGATCCGGAACGCCAGCAGTGGTCTTAACATCGATATCACGATGGACCAGCTGCATCATGCGCTCGGAGAGGGTGCGCTTGCCGCCACCAGACGCCCTGCCAAAGGAGTAACGGATCTCACCACGGATCTCGGAACCGAACAGGTCATCATCCTGCGCAGCGAGACCGATCGAGAGGTTTTTACGCAGAAAGGAGGTAAGGCGAAGCGACACACCATCGACATCACCCGCCGCGTCTCCCTCGAAGTGGTAACCACCGATGTGGATCCAGTTCTCATCCAGACCGATACCATGCAGTGCAAAGGAGCGTCCCGCTTCAATATCGAGCCCCTCGAGTGCCTCTTCAAAGATACCGTTGGCGTAGAGCTTGTTACCGGAGAAGGAGCCGTTGGTGCCACCGACACCAACCAGGTATCGATCTGAGAGTGGGTAGTAGTAGTTACCGCGCAGCTCCCAGTCATCCATCAGCATCTCCGCACCGGCGGTCAGCTGATTGTGGTCACGATCGGTGCTGCTCTTGCGATGATCGAATGCACCGAAGAGACCGAAGATGGAGCTACGATTGCTGTTAAACCAGCGATGGCCGAAGGCAAGGTTGTACTCGGAGGCGGTATTGTCATCGAGCCAGAAGCGGCCATCGACAAAGCTCATCGAATCATTGTTTTTTCTAAACGGCACCATCGCCGCGATACCACCACGATGGCGAGGATCACCCGGGCTCAGAAAGACCTCAACATTGGCCTGAAAATCCTCGGCACGCGCGATGTTGGTCATGCTATTGGTAACAATGGCCGTAGCAACTGCGGTTGCAATGACAGACTTTCTGGGAAGCACTTTCCGGGAGTCGCTATTTTTGCGAAAGTTTGTTTTGGGCATCCAAGCCCAAGCAAACAGCAAAACTTCACGCGACCGTTTATGCCTGCGGCGCCTCGACCGTCCTGCGTACGTTGCGTAATCACCTCTTCGCTGCTCTACACAACTCCCTCAGTGACTCTACGCCGACATAAAGCCGCTGCTGCATCTTCTCCGTCGTTCGCTCGCGCTCTCAACTACGAATATACAGACGGCGTCGACTATCGGGGACTAACCGCCCTCACTTCGCTCTCCATGGCGGTCAGCGAACGACTACTGGCGATGATGACCGGCTCTTCTTGCTCATGGATGACATCCTGTGTTTTTAAACCCATGCGGGAAATTGGTTTCACGGTAGATTTTTTTATCAAAAACGCGCGGATATACTCCAGCAAATACGTGATTGCCATCACACTTTTCAAGACGTCAGCAGATGTCAGGCATAACAATAAATATCAGCCTAATATCGGACCCGTCACCCCCCCTGATGGCATCACCCGTTACTAAAATAGTGAAGCATGCTCACGGCCAACACCATTACTGGTCTTTTTTACGGCCGCCCCACTACTCAGCATCGTGCCCGGTGCTGATAACATCTTTGTACTGACCCAGTCGGCTTTCTACGGTGCTCGTGCCGACGTTGTCGTCACACTGGTTCACTGCAGCGGGCTGCTGCTGCACACTGCAGCCGTCACCCTCGCAGTAGCGGTGCCGCTCAAGACCAATCCGTTCGCCTTTACCCTGCTGCAACTCGGTGGTGCACTCTATCTGCTCTATCTGCTCTATCTGCTCTATCTCGCCTGGCGAGCGATCCACGCCTCTATTCGACATATTGGCGCAGAGCACCCATCTTCCTGCCATTTCCCACGCTCTACCGACGCGGCATCATCATGAACATTACCAATCCGAAGGTCTCGATCCTCTTCCTCGCACTGCTGCCGCAGTTTATCGATCCGAAGGCGGCCGGGGAGTCGCTATTTTTGCGAAAGTTTGTTTTGGGCATTCAAGCCCAAGCAAACAGCAAAACTTCACGCGACCGTTTATGCCTGCGGCGCCCCGACCGTCCTGCGTACGTTGCGTAATCACCTCTTCGCGGCTCTACAC harbors:
- a CDS encoding inverse autotransporter beta domain-containing protein; the encoded protein is MPKTNFRKNSDSRKVLPRKSVIATAVATAIVTNSMTNIARAEDFQANVEVFLSPGDPRHRGGIAAMVPFRKNNDSMSFVDGRFWLDDNTASEYNLAFGHRWFNSNRSSIFGLFGAFDHRKSSTDRDHNQLTAGAEMLMDDWELRGNYYYPLSDRYLVGVGGTNGSFSGNKLYANGIFEEALEGLDIEAGRSFALHGIGLDENWIHIGGYHFEGDAAGDVDGVSLRLTSFLRKNLSIGLAAQDDDLFGSEIRGEIRYSFGRASGGGKRTLSERMMQLVHRDIDVKTTAGVPDHLRTDLNSTVDVSPGAGVIHIDSSSEESTEDGSYEYPYKTIANCKAGDCGTTDNAMIYVHEGDSDDDASAYDTGAGWTLRDGQMLIGEGFDLYGIGGDGDYRRSPRQTVMISLWSPSQTVTRLPVSNSTTITPLLTVQAVTVLPLSTRRMSVRSTSTTTASSISTWRAVKETSTVLRSALHASRAAPPPVRSATTNADRHGERSEGG
- a CDS encoding LysE family transporter — encoded protein: MPGADNIFVLTQSAFYGARADVVVTLVHCSGLLLHTAAVTLAVAVPLKTNPFAFTLLQLGGALYLLYLLYLLYLAWRAIHASIRHIGAEHPSSCHFPRSTDAASS